The nucleotide window GCTCGTCGCGTTCGACGTCGCGGTCGCGCCCGCAACGTTGCTCGCGGTCGGCTTTTTCGCGGTCAGCGTGGGCAACCTCTCGAAGGTGCTTCCGCTCTCGCCGGGCGGCCTCGGGTTGTACGAGGGGGCCTTTACCGTGATCGTCGTCGCACTCACGGGCCTCGGTGTCCCCGTCGCGCTGGGCGCGGCGATCCTCGATCACGCAGTGAAAAACGCCGTCACCGTCGCGGGCGGTCTGGTCTCGATGCTCTGGCTGAACGTTTCACTCACCGAAGCGGTCTCGGAAGCGCCGGACGTGGCCGACGAGGCGGCGGTCACCGACGACTGACTTAAATGGCGTGTGGGTCGGTACCGATCGCCCGATTGACCGATCGATCGTCGGATTCTCGACCTGATACCACAACCATTAAATAGGATTCTAACAAACCGCTCTTTCACCGAACCGCTTTCCGGGTTCTCGGGCGGCCTGCCGGGAAGCACACTCTTAGCCATGAGCGAGACCTCACTCCGATCCCAGTCGACCGTCGAAGAGGAAGAAGAGACCGAAGAGAGCGATCTTGTCTGTCCCGAGTGTTCGGGCAAACTGGTCGTCGACGACGAACACGGCGAGACCGTCTGTGAGGGCTGTGGACTGGTCGTCGAAAGCGGCGAGATCGATCGTGGGCCCGAGTGGCGCGCGTTCGACGCCCAGGAGAAAGACGAGAAGTCCCGCGTGGGCGCGCCCACGACGAACATGATGCACGACAAGGGACTCTCGACCAACATCGACTGGCGTGACAAAGACGCCTACGGCAACTCCCTGGGTGCGCGCCAGCGCGAGAAGATGCAGCGCCTGCGCAAGTGGAACGAGCGGTTCCGCACGCGTGACTCCAAAGAGCGCAATCTCAAACAGGCCCTCGGTGAGATCGACCGGATGGCGTCGGCGCTCGGCCTGCCCGAGAACGTCCGCGAGACCGCCAGCGTGATCTATCGGCGCGCACTCGACGAGGATCTCCTCCCCGGTCGTTCGATCGAGGGCGTCTCCACCTCGGCGGTGTACGCCGCCGCGCGCCAGGCCGGCGTCCCCCGGAGTCTCGACGAGATCACCGAGGTCTCCCGCGTTGAGAAAGACGAGATCGCCCGCACCTACCGCTACGTCGTCCGGGAACTCGGCTTGGAAGTCAAGCCCGCCGACCCCGAGAGCTACGTGCCGCGCTTCGCTTCTGATCTCGACCTCTCGGAGGAGGCCGAACACCGTGCGCGCGAACTGCTGCAGAACGCCAAAGAGAAAGGCGTCCACTCGGGGAAATCGCCGGTCGGCCTCGCGGCGGCAGCGGTCTACGCCGCCTCGCTGTTGACCAACGAGAAGACCACTCAGGCCGCCGTCAGCGAAGTCGCTGACATCTCGGAAGTGACGATCCGCAATCGATACCACGAACTGCTGGAAGCCGAGCAGTCGATCCCGATGGCCTGAGCACCGCCAAATAGTCGATTCGCCTCTTCGGACCCGCGACTGCGGCCCGCCCGCGATGGACGCCTTCTTTTCTGTGGCGCTCGACCCAGGGGTATGGAGGGGCCGCTGTGGACGAGTACGCACGCGCCGTCGATCGAGGAGCTCCCCCAGGCCGAGGTGCGCGAGCACTGCCGGACGCTGCTCGAAGAGCCGATGAACGCGTTCGTCTACGGCCCCCGCGGCGCGGGCAAGACCGCCGCGGTCGGCGCGCTCGCCCGAGCGGCCCACGACGACCCCGAGAACGACTTCGTCGTCATCAACGTCGACGATCTGTTCGCGATGACGAAATCCGAGCTGGAAGACGACCCCCGATTCGGCAGCTTCATCGATACGACACGCCGGCGGACCTCTTCGAAGGCCGATCTCGTGAACCACGTCCTCACCGAGATCGCGAGCTATCCGCCCGTCGCCGGGTCGTACAAGACGATCTTGCTCGACGACGCGGGCGCGATGCGCCAGGACTTCCAGCAGGCGCTCCGGCGTGTGATGGAGCGGTACCACGAGGCCACGCAGTTCGTCCTCGCGACGCGTCGCCCGGGCGCGGTCATCCCGCCGATCCGGTCGCGATGCTACCCCGTCACCGTTCGTGCGCCCACGATCGAGGAGATCGTCGGCGTCCTGGAGACGATCTGCGAGCGCGAGGGCGTCGATCGGACCGCCGACGGCCTGGAGTACGTCGCGGGCTACGCCGACGGTAACCTCCGCCGGGCGATTCTGTCCGCCCAGACGATCTCGGTCGAGGCCGACGCGATCACCATGGAGACGGCCTACGAGACGCTCTCGGCGGTCGAGACCGACGACGTCGCCGCCGAGATCCTCCAGGCCGCCGAAGAACAGCGGTTTCAGGACGCCCGTGGGCTGATCGACGATCAGTTGATCGACGAGGGCTACTCGGGCCAGGAACTGCTCGGCGACTTGCTCGGGGCGGCCCGGTCACGGTATACGGGCGATCGCC belongs to Halococcoides cellulosivorans and includes:
- a CDS encoding AAA family ATPase codes for the protein MEGPLWTSTHAPSIEELPQAEVREHCRTLLEEPMNAFVYGPRGAGKTAAVGALARAAHDDPENDFVVINVDDLFAMTKSELEDDPRFGSFIDTTRRRTSSKADLVNHVLTEIASYPPVAGSYKTILLDDAGAMRQDFQQALRRVMERYHEATQFVLATRRPGAVIPPIRSRCYPVTVRAPTIEEIVGVLETICEREGVDRTADGLEYVAGYADGNLRRAILSAQTISVEADAITMETAYETLSAVETDDVAAEILQAAEEQRFQDARGLIDDQLIDEGYSGQELLGDLLGAARSRYTGDRLARVVELAADVDLDLETGTNDRIHLAHFVARLPAITG
- a CDS encoding transcription initiation factor IIB, coding for MSETSLRSQSTVEEEEETEESDLVCPECSGKLVVDDEHGETVCEGCGLVVESGEIDRGPEWRAFDAQEKDEKSRVGAPTTNMMHDKGLSTNIDWRDKDAYGNSLGARQREKMQRLRKWNERFRTRDSKERNLKQALGEIDRMASALGLPENVRETASVIYRRALDEDLLPGRSIEGVSTSAVYAAARQAGVPRSLDEITEVSRVEKDEIARTYRYVVRELGLEVKPADPESYVPRFASDLDLSEEAEHRARELLQNAKEKGVHSGKSPVGLAAAAVYAASLLTNEKTTQAAVSEVADISEVTIRNRYHELLEAEQSIPMA